The window TTAATAATCATAAAAAAGATAATGGTGAATCCAAGAAGGATTCCAAAGACATCAGCAATCCGCTTCCAGATTAGTATAAAGAGTAGGGCAAAGAGACCGATAAGTCTGAAGGTACTGAATATTATATACCTTCCAGTAATCCTCTGTCCCCCTGTTATAGATGAGACATTCTTAACTATTGCCCTGAGATTGAGGATACCGGCAAGACTTCCCACAAAAACTCCAAGGGAAAATTTAAGATTTCCTGCAAGGATTGCTGAAAGAACAATAGCAATTAGGGTTAGCAAAATGGATTGTTTCACTATCCTTTTAAAAAGCTCCATACTTTGCTCCTGAGGTCATACTATTTCCTCACAAATCTGAACAATTCCCTGAAACCGGCTATTAGTCCAAAGACAAGAAATATCCACTTCAGAAAATCTGTTCCAAGCAGACTATCAAGACCGTATCCTATTGCAAAGCCTATGAAGGTAGCAAAGACAAGCTGAAGCCCTACTGCCGAGGCAATAAGAAGCTGTTTAAGCGGTGAACCTTCATTCTTTTT is drawn from Thermodesulfovibrionales bacterium and contains these coding sequences:
- a CDS encoding AtpZ/AtpI family protein; protein product: MSEKKNEGSPLKQLLIASAVGLQLVFATFIGFAIGYGLDSLLGTDFLKWIFLVFGLIAGFRELFRFVRK